The genomic DNA TAAACCGACTTTATTATGGCTGCTTTTATGCAGTGAGTGCGTTGCTGGAGACGAAAGCGTTGAAGGCGTCTAAACACTCCGGTGTTATCGCTTTATTCAATCAACATTTCGTCAAAACCGGCGTCGTTCGCAAAGAGTTGGGAGAGCTTTTTCGCTACATGTTTGATTCGCGCCAAGGAGGGGACTATACTGACTTCCCTGATTTTACTGCCGAAGAAGTGGCCCAGCTACGTCAATCAGCTACAAACCTTGTTGACGAAATCGCCCGTTTTCTCGAAAAAGAATCGCAGTAAGCATTGCCTGCCGTTTGAGCGTGGGGTAATCGCCTTCAGCAAAAAATAAAATCTTTGTCAATAATATTGCCATGATCTCGAAGGGCAAGAGAATCCTCCTCGAAATCTGCACGGCCTCGCTGGAAGATTGCCAGGCCGCGCAGGAGGGCGGCGCGGATCGCGTGGAGTTGAACTCTGCCTTGTCGCTCGGTGGACTCACGCCTTCACTCGGATTGTTGCAGGAAGCCCGGCAAGCGCTGCGCATTCCGATCATCGTCATGATACGTCCGCGACCAGCCGGTTTTTGCTACAGCGCAAGCGAATTCACCGTCATGCAACGCGAGGTTGAGTTGGCGCTGGCGCATGGCGCGGAGGGCATTGCCTTCGGCATTTTGCATGAAGACGGTACGATCGACCAGCCACGTTGTGCGAGCATTATTCAACAAGCTGCTGGCCGTGAAATCGTGTTTCACCGCGCATTTGATGTTACGCCTGATGCGAGGGTTGCGCTCGAACAGTTGATCGATTTGGGTGTGACGCGGGTGTTGACGTCCGGGCAGGAGAGCAGCGCGTATAACGGCGCGACTCGCATCGCCGAACGCATCGAGCAGGCTGCCGGACGCATTCAAATTTTGCCGGCGGGTGGGATCAATCGCTTTACCATAGCAGATATACTCAGCCGCACCGGCTGCGAGCAAGTGCATGCCTCTCTCACTATGACTAAAGTCGATTCTTCCACGTGCAACCGGCCGCAGGTGAAGTTTGGCAATGCCGGACTTTCTGGTGAGGAGAAGTATTTTGTGACGAATCGCGTCGCGGTGGAAGAATTGCGGCGAGTATTTTTGAAGTGAGGTTTGCTGTTCGTGAGCTCCGCTGCATGGTCTTCTGGGTTATCACTGGGAATTGTGGTCGGTGCAATCCGGCGGCATGACGCCGATGCAAGCGTTGCGTTGCGCCACGATTTTCGGTGCAGAAGCCATCGGTTTTCAGAAAGATTTAGGCTCGCTGGAAGTGGGCAAGCTCGCGGACGTGTTGGTGCTGGAGAAAAATCTGCTGGAAAATATCCAATACACGAATTCAATTCAATATTTCATGAAAAACGGCTTGATGTATGACGCCAACTCGCTCGATCAAATCTTGCCGGTGGAGAAAAAGCTGGCAAAGCCGTACTGGCTCGAAGGTGAGCCGGCCATGATGAGAACAAATTAGTTCTGCGCAAAACTGAAAGGACGTTTGATGAAGAGATTTCGCCTTGTCTTGTTTATACTTCTACTGGGATTGTCCGTTGTTGCAGAGGCACTCGCGCAGCCGAAGATTTATCTTGTCCGTCATGCTGAAAAACTTGACGGCTGGTTTGAAGCGGGAGAACTGGATCGCTTTCAGCCGTTGAGTGCGGAAGGGATTGCCACCGCGGAACGTGTTGCGGCGCAATTCAAAGCTGGTGAAATCGCGGCCATTTTCAGCAGCGCGACG from Cytophagia bacterium CHB2 includes the following:
- a CDS encoding HEPN domain-containing protein is translated as NRLYYGCFYAVSALLETKALKASKHSGVIALFNQHFVKTGVVRKELGELFRYMFDSRQGGDYTDFPDFTAEEVAQLRQSATNLVDEIARFLEKESQ
- a CDS encoding copper homeostasis protein CutC, with amino-acid sequence MISKGKRILLEICTASLEDCQAAQEGGADRVELNSALSLGGLTPSLGLLQEARQALRIPIIVMIRPRPAGFCYSASEFTVMQREVELALAHGAEGIAFGILHEDGTIDQPRCASIIQQAAGREIVFHRAFDVTPDARVALEQLIDLGVTRVLTSGQESSAYNGATRIAERIEQAAGRIQILPAGGINRFTIADILSRTGCEQVHASLTMTKVDSSTCNRPQVKFGNAGLSGEEKYFVTNRVAVEELRRVFLK